The Legionella sp. PATHC032 genome has a window encoding:
- the proA gene encoding zinc metalloprotease ProA, with amino-acid sequence MHPNYYLSPLAVAIALGIASPVKAADPIPLQKSSFSEVTQKFQLTLPGVMKGAVVSTNSLQFIRQHTDGNKVTHVRMQQQYAGFPVFGGYAILHSKNTTPSLVTAKSDVKMNGVIYDGLQAELGQPKPSFVKNASLALQQFKDKYANKQVSEDQVTPMIYIDEKHQAHWAYKVSVLVIHDDRIPERPTAIIDAETNKPFVQWDDVKTERVQAKGMGFGGNRKIGEYQFGKDLPLLEITRDSSVEMCFMENTDVKVVDMGHKYYSNNKPMQFTCKETPDTQSTKTYYTGYSADGYDKDNGAASPTNDALYAGYVIKHMYHDWYGVEALTKSDGSPMQLVMRVHYGQGYENAYWDGKQMTFGDGDTMMYPLVSLGVGGHEISHGFTEQHSGLEYFGQSGGMNESFSDMAAQAAEYYSVGKNSWQIGPEIMKEDSGYEALRYMDKPSRDGMSIDVADDYYGGLDVHYSSGVYNHLFYILANQPNWNLRMAFDVMVKANMDYWTPYSTFDEGGCGMLSAAKDLGYNLDDVKKSLSEVTINYQSCYAD; translated from the coding sequence ATGCACCCAAATTATTATTTGTCACCTTTAGCTGTAGCTATAGCATTAGGGATTGCTTCACCTGTGAAGGCAGCCGATCCGATCCCTTTACAAAAGTCGTCTTTTTCTGAAGTCACACAAAAATTTCAGTTGACTTTGCCTGGTGTTATGAAAGGTGCTGTAGTTTCAACGAATAGTTTGCAGTTTATAAGACAGCATACTGATGGGAATAAAGTGACGCATGTTCGTATGCAGCAACAATATGCCGGGTTTCCAGTTTTTGGTGGTTACGCCATCCTGCACAGCAAGAATACCACGCCTAGTCTAGTGACAGCGAAATCTGATGTGAAAATGAATGGTGTGATTTATGATGGGTTGCAAGCAGAATTAGGTCAACCTAAACCTTCATTTGTAAAAAATGCTTCTTTGGCATTACAACAATTTAAGGATAAATACGCGAATAAACAAGTTAGTGAAGATCAAGTAACCCCTATGATTTATATTGATGAAAAGCATCAAGCTCATTGGGCTTACAAAGTCAGCGTTTTAGTTATCCATGATGATAGAATTCCTGAGCGACCAACAGCAATTATCGATGCAGAAACCAATAAGCCTTTTGTCCAATGGGATGATGTAAAAACGGAAAGAGTCCAAGCAAAAGGGATGGGATTTGGTGGAAATCGTAAAATCGGTGAATATCAATTTGGCAAGGACTTACCATTATTAGAAATCACACGTGATTCAAGTGTTGAAATGTGCTTTATGGAAAATACCGATGTTAAAGTAGTAGACATGGGACATAAGTACTATTCAAATAACAAACCTATGCAATTTACTTGTAAAGAGACTCCCGATACTCAATCTACTAAAACTTATTATACCGGATATTCGGCTGATGGTTATGATAAAGATAATGGAGCTGCTTCTCCTACCAATGATGCACTGTATGCTGGTTATGTCATTAAACACATGTACCATGATTGGTATGGTGTGGAAGCTTTAACCAAATCAGATGGATCGCCAATGCAATTAGTTATGCGAGTGCATTATGGTCAAGGCTATGAAAACGCCTACTGGGACGGCAAGCAAATGACCTTTGGTGATGGTGACACTATGATGTATCCTTTGGTTTCTCTAGGTGTAGGTGGTCATGAAATCAGTCATGGGTTTACTGAACAACATTCTGGACTTGAATATTTCGGTCAGTCTGGTGGTATGAATGAGTCGTTTTCAGATATGGCTGCTCAAGCAGCTGAATATTATTCAGTTGGAAAAAACAGCTGGCAAATCGGCCCGGAAATAATGAAAGAAGACAGTGGTTATGAAGCATTGCGTTATATGGATAAACCAAGCCGTGATGGTATGTCTATTGATGTAGCTGATGATTATTATGGTGGCTTAGATGTTCATTACTCCAGTGGAGTGTATAACCATTTATTCTACATATTAGCCAATCAACCTAATTGGAATCTTCGTATGGCTTTTGATGTCATGGTAAAAGCCAATATGGATTATTGGACACCTTATTCAACGTTTGATGAGGGCGGTTGCGGTATGTTGAGTGCTGCCAAAGATTTGGGTTACAATCTGGATGATGTTAAGAAGTCATTGAGTGAGGTGACTATAAATTATCAATCTTGTTATGCCGATTAA
- a CDS encoding alpha/beta fold hydrolase, protein MKTKILSIPGLSIACKIWGNPDNPPIFALHGWLDNANSFDDIAQYLQHDYYFIAVDLPGHGHSSHLPPGCIYHFTDGIFTVVEIINALGLNKLHLLGHSMGACLGSLVAGVAPDRFLSLSLIEGLGPFSHPAETACQQLSKYLDYLSQKQSKKAKGYNKFEHAALARSVKGYVSLDIAKSLCERGIQQENGLYYWRHDRRLLAPSPLQMTETQVLSCLTEIKAQTYLIWASKGFSFDSDKMKARIQAVKNIKIERLDGGHHIHMEKPEVISQLLAKFYQSIK, encoded by the coding sequence ATGAAAACGAAGATTTTAAGTATCCCAGGATTATCTATAGCATGCAAAATATGGGGAAATCCTGATAATCCACCTATTTTTGCCTTGCACGGCTGGTTAGATAATGCTAATAGTTTTGATGATATTGCTCAATATTTACAGCATGATTACTATTTCATAGCAGTAGATCTGCCTGGACATGGCCACTCTTCGCACTTACCCCCAGGATGCATATATCATTTTACTGATGGAATATTTACTGTTGTTGAAATTATTAATGCCTTGGGACTAAATAAGCTACACTTGCTAGGGCACTCTATGGGAGCCTGTTTGGGAAGTCTGGTAGCAGGAGTTGCACCGGATCGTTTTCTTTCATTAAGCTTAATCGAAGGGTTAGGCCCTTTTTCTCACCCGGCAGAAACAGCATGCCAACAACTGTCAAAATACTTGGACTATCTATCACAAAAACAGTCAAAAAAAGCAAAAGGCTACAATAAGTTTGAACATGCTGCTCTTGCCCGTTCTGTTAAAGGATATGTTTCTCTGGATATTGCCAAGTCACTTTGCGAACGCGGAATTCAACAAGAAAATGGTCTATACTATTGGCGACATGATCGCAGACTATTAGCCCCATCCCCATTACAAATGACTGAAACACAAGTTCTTTCGTGTCTTACAGAAATAAAAGCTCAAACTTACCTTATTTGGGCCAGCAAAGGATTTTCGTTTGATTCAGATAAGATGAAAGCAAGGATTCAAGCGGTAAAGAATATCAAAATTGAGAGGCTAGATGGTGGGCACCATATTCACATGGAAAAGCCAGAAGTCATAAGTCAACTTCTGGCTAAATTTTATCAGTCAATAAAATGA
- a CDS encoding endonuclease/exonuclease/phosphatase family protein, translated as MQPEVRSVSLITYNIHKGFGVGAVRFLLPEMREAITGLNPDFVFLQEVQGKHRKREKRIVSWPDSPQCEYIAENIWPHYVYAKNAVYQSGHHGNAILSKYPFESFESINLSNMNRASRGILHTQLKLDNNIIHLLCVHLGLFKAERTEQCKALIQRIKDVVPQNEPLIMAGDFNDWRHVISKILAENLGIEEAFVALEGQHARSFPAIRPALCVDRVYFRGMKVQEVACLQGKPWRMLSDHLPLYARFELL; from the coding sequence ATGCAACCTGAGGTGCGCAGCGTATCGCTGATAACTTATAATATTCATAAAGGTTTTGGAGTAGGTGCAGTAAGGTTTTTGCTTCCTGAAATGCGAGAGGCTATTACTGGATTGAATCCGGACTTTGTTTTTTTACAAGAAGTGCAAGGTAAACATAGAAAACGTGAAAAAAGAATTGTCAGTTGGCCTGATTCTCCTCAATGTGAGTACATTGCTGAAAATATATGGCCACATTACGTTTATGCAAAGAATGCAGTATATCAATCTGGCCACCACGGAAACGCGATTTTAAGCAAATACCCATTTGAGAGTTTTGAAAGCATTAATCTTTCAAACATGAACAGAGCATCAAGAGGCATACTTCATACCCAGTTAAAACTGGATAATAATATTATCCATCTTTTGTGTGTTCATTTAGGTCTATTTAAGGCAGAGCGTACCGAACAATGTAAGGCATTGATACAACGTATTAAAGATGTTGTGCCTCAAAATGAGCCTCTGATAATGGCAGGAGATTTCAATGATTGGCGTCATGTTATTTCTAAAATTCTTGCTGAAAATTTAGGAATTGAAGAGGCTTTTGTCGCACTTGAAGGACAACATGCCCGTTCATTTCCTGCAATAAGACCTGCTTTGTGTGTCGACAGGGTGTATTTTCGCGGAATGAAAGTTCAGGAGGTTGCCTGTTTACAGGGCAAACCTTGGCGGATGTTATCTGATCATTTACCCTTGTACGCACGTTTTGAATTATTATGA
- a CDS encoding class I fructose-bisphosphate aldolase gives MSYEELSNTMEQMLHEGKGILAADESNSTIGKRFASINTENTEQNRRDYRLLLATTPDLEQYINGVILFEETFTQTDDHGTPIPELFASKGIIPGIKVDKGLVDLANTEHEKVTQGLDGLTERLLHFKKLGAKFAKWRNVYSISEYTPSLTAIKTGAENLGRYAAACQSVGIVPIVEPEVLMDGNHSIEHCAEVCEMVLHELFHTLFIHQVELEHIILKPSMVTCGKEVTPFSDPEEVADYTISVFRNNVPASVPTINFLSGGQTPQQATANLNAINQIGHQPWLLSFSFGRALQEDCLKEWSGNKANIAKAQEALIKRARLNSMACLGEYQNNME, from the coding sequence ATGAGTTATGAAGAATTATCAAATACCATGGAGCAAATGCTGCATGAGGGAAAAGGTATTTTAGCTGCGGATGAAAGCAACAGTACAATTGGTAAGCGCTTTGCGTCAATCAATACAGAAAATACCGAGCAAAATCGCAGAGATTATCGCTTGTTACTAGCTACCACACCTGATTTAGAACAGTATATCAATGGCGTCATTTTATTTGAGGAAACATTTACTCAAACTGACGATCATGGAACACCAATTCCTGAACTTTTTGCTAGTAAAGGCATTATTCCTGGAATTAAAGTAGACAAAGGACTTGTTGATTTAGCCAATACAGAACATGAAAAAGTCACCCAGGGATTAGACGGTTTAACCGAGCGCCTGCTTCATTTTAAAAAATTAGGTGCAAAATTCGCAAAATGGAGAAATGTTTATTCCATTTCCGAATACACCCCCAGCCTCACTGCCATCAAAACAGGAGCTGAAAATTTAGGTCGTTACGCTGCGGCTTGTCAATCAGTCGGCATCGTTCCAATTGTTGAGCCTGAAGTATTAATGGATGGCAACCATAGCATAGAACATTGTGCTGAAGTCTGTGAAATGGTTCTCCATGAACTGTTTCATACCTTGTTTATCCATCAAGTGGAGTTGGAGCACATTATACTTAAACCCAGTATGGTGACCTGTGGTAAAGAGGTTACCCCATTTAGCGATCCTGAAGAAGTAGCTGACTACACCATCAGTGTATTTCGTAATAATGTTCCAGCGTCAGTACCTACCATTAACTTTCTCTCTGGTGGTCAAACGCCCCAACAAGCTACCGCGAATTTGAATGCAATCAATCAAATTGGCCACCAACCCTGGTTATTAAGTTTTTCATTTGGAAGAGCATTACAAGAGGATTGCTTAAAAGAATGGTCTGGAAACAAAGCCAATATCGCCAAAGCGCAAGAGGCTTTAATTAAGAGAGCTCGCTTAAACAGTATGGCTTGTTTGGGTGAATACCAAAACAACATGGAGTAA
- a CDS encoding ferredoxin--NADP reductase, giving the protein MQINTFPITLEESFMISPKVKHFIFNCELSPPFEYLPGQFITIHFEHDGKNLKRSYSIANEPKQDNRIEFAAGYFEGGPGTELLYNLKPGDMIHINGPFGRLIFKDETPGRYILVATSTGTTPYRAMLNELGQRIEKHPDLQVVILQGVQRSEEILYPDDFRTFAKKYPQVSFRPYLSRVQTQDLKDNEYSGYVQHAFPELNLNPARDMVYLCGNPGMIDEAFNYLKEHGFSMQQIVREKYISR; this is encoded by the coding sequence ATGCAAATAAATACTTTTCCCATCACTCTAGAAGAGTCCTTCATGATTTCTCCCAAGGTAAAACACTTTATATTCAATTGTGAATTATCGCCCCCTTTCGAATATTTACCTGGACAGTTTATCACTATTCATTTTGAACATGATGGAAAAAACTTAAAGCGTAGTTATAGTATTGCCAATGAACCCAAGCAGGATAATCGAATTGAATTTGCTGCCGGGTATTTCGAAGGAGGACCAGGTACAGAGCTACTCTACAATTTAAAGCCTGGCGATATGATCCATATTAATGGACCTTTCGGGCGTTTGATTTTTAAAGATGAAACTCCAGGAAGATACATATTGGTAGCGACCAGTACTGGTACCACACCTTATAGAGCCATGCTTAATGAGCTTGGTCAAAGAATAGAGAAACATCCGGATTTACAGGTAGTCATCCTTCAAGGAGTGCAACGCAGTGAAGAGATTCTCTATCCCGATGATTTCCGAACCTTTGCAAAAAAATATCCACAAGTAAGTTTTCGTCCCTATTTAAGTCGTGTACAAACACAAGACTTGAAAGACAATGAATACAGTGGGTATGTACAACATGCATTTCCAGAGCTTAATTTAAATCCCGCTCGCGATATGGTTTATTTATGTGGAAATCCAGGTATGATCGACGAGGCATTTAATTACTTAAAAGAACATGGTTTTTCCATGCAACAGATTGTACGTGAAAAATATATTTCACGCTGA
- the dotV gene encoding type IV secretion system protein DotV, with product MNTIDLITIFGNISQSLYPVQKLITGGAYILGILFFITAIGKLKKIGDHRAQSSSQEKMFTPMMYLLVGALLIYLPSGMDLMANTAFGVGNVLTYSNYNPANIYSSMGFLIRTAGILWFIRGCVLVAHASQPGTQQGLKGLIFLIAGVLAMNFDNTIAMINSALDYFIRATLSVKAAAGF from the coding sequence ATGAACACGATAGATTTAATCACTATATTTGGTAATATTAGCCAATCTCTTTATCCTGTGCAAAAACTTATCACTGGGGGTGCTTATATATTGGGTATCTTGTTTTTTATAACAGCAATTGGTAAGTTAAAAAAAATCGGGGATCATCGAGCCCAATCCTCCTCACAAGAAAAAATGTTTACTCCAATGATGTATTTATTAGTCGGAGCACTTTTAATCTACTTGCCTTCAGGGATGGATCTTATGGCGAACACCGCTTTTGGTGTGGGTAATGTCTTAACTTATTCCAACTATAATCCCGCCAATATCTACAGTTCAATGGGATTTTTAATTCGCACTGCGGGTATTCTATGGTTTATACGTGGATGTGTACTTGTTGCTCATGCCAGTCAACCGGGCACTCAACAAGGACTAAAAGGATTGATATTTCTTATTGCAGGCGTTCTTGCAATGAACTTTGATAATACGATTGCTATGATTAATTCTGCTTTAGATTATTTTATTAGGGCAACTTTATCAGTAAAAGCTGCAGCAGGATTCTAG
- a CDS encoding DUF3579 domain-containing protein, which yields MSNRKNKTIVIEGVTPQGKTFRPSDWAERMSGSLAVFKNSRIYYSPLLQPSVNSEGYKCVLLDPKLKESSPQVYQAIMDFAKTNNLKICGEEDL from the coding sequence ATGTCTAATCGAAAAAATAAAACTATCGTTATTGAGGGTGTTACACCGCAGGGAAAAACGTTTCGCCCAAGCGATTGGGCGGAGCGCATGAGCGGTTCTTTAGCTGTTTTTAAAAATAGCAGAATTTATTATTCCCCGCTTTTGCAACCAAGTGTCAACAGCGAGGGTTATAAATGTGTTTTACTTGACCCAAAACTCAAGGAATCAAGCCCACAAGTTTATCAGGCAATTATGGATTTTGCTAAAACAAACAACTTGAAAATCTGTGGTGAAGAAGACTTATAA
- the pssA gene encoding CDP-diacylglycerol--serine O-phosphatidyltransferase, whose product MNKEHHSGIYLLPNLLTTVSLFAAFYSIVASTKGQYEAAIVAMFIGMIADSLDGRIARLTNTQTEFGAQYDSLSDMVTFGVAPSLLLYNLTLHQLGKFGWLVAFIYTAAVALRLARFNTQIGKSDKRYFQGLPCPPGAAVMASFAWICFQNEWENLVVSLFTAVLALIVSVLMVSNLRYYSFKEVDLKGKVPFLYVLVMILLFVAIAANPAIVLFASSAIYALSGPMLTVISLHKMRKQRRNMSK is encoded by the coding sequence ATGAATAAAGAACATCATTCTGGGATTTATTTGTTACCAAATTTATTAACGACTGTCAGTTTATTTGCAGCATTTTATTCAATAGTTGCTTCCACAAAGGGACAATATGAGGCTGCTATTGTCGCTATGTTTATAGGAATGATTGCTGACAGTCTTGATGGACGGATTGCCCGGTTAACCAATACACAAACTGAATTTGGTGCTCAATACGATAGTTTGTCTGATATGGTTACTTTTGGAGTAGCCCCATCCTTACTTTTATATAATTTAACCCTGCATCAATTAGGAAAATTTGGCTGGTTGGTCGCTTTTATTTATACAGCAGCGGTTGCTTTGCGTCTGGCTCGGTTTAATACTCAGATTGGAAAATCGGATAAGCGTTATTTCCAGGGCCTCCCATGCCCACCAGGCGCAGCAGTAATGGCTTCTTTTGCCTGGATCTGTTTTCAAAATGAATGGGAAAATTTGGTTGTATCTTTATTTACAGCGGTCTTGGCTTTGATTGTTTCTGTATTGATGGTGAGTAATTTACGCTATTACAGTTTTAAGGAAGTAGATCTTAAGGGTAAGGTTCCATTTTTATATGTTTTAGTGATGATTCTTTTGTTTGTTGCAATTGCTGCAAATCCTGCAATAGTGCTTTTTGCAAGTTCAGCTATTTATGCTTTATCAGGCCCTATGCTGACTGTGATTTCATTGCATAAAATGAGGAAGCAAAGAAGAAATATGAGCAAATGA
- a CDS encoding HPr family phosphocarrier protein: MIKTKIKIINRLGLHARASAKFVSTAAKFQSHIDVTKDTQTVNGKSIMGVMMLAANKGSELTLEIDGPDEERMNEALVELINNRFGESE, translated from the coding sequence ATGATCAAGACCAAAATTAAGATAATCAACAGACTCGGTTTACATGCTCGTGCCTCAGCGAAATTTGTCTCAACAGCAGCAAAATTTCAAAGTCATATTGATGTAACCAAAGATACTCAGACCGTTAATGGCAAAAGCATTATGGGTGTGATGATGCTTGCTGCTAACAAAGGTAGTGAGTTGACGCTGGAAATTGACGGTCCGGATGAAGAGCGTATGAATGAAGCCTTGGTCGAATTAATTAATAATCGGTTTGGGGAAAGTGAATAA
- the hpf gene encoding ribosome hibernation promoting factor gives MQINITGHGMDVTPALRAFTEEKFDKLERHFDHIRAINVVFDVEKVRQIAEATVLVTKGELHASSESEDMYAAIDTLVDKLNRQLIKHKEKLLAHRDRD, from the coding sequence ATGCAAATCAACATTACTGGACATGGTATGGATGTCACTCCTGCACTAAGAGCATTCACTGAAGAAAAATTTGATAAGCTTGAGCGTCATTTTGATCACATCAGAGCAATTAATGTAGTATTTGATGTCGAAAAGGTTAGACAAATAGCGGAAGCTACTGTATTAGTTACTAAAGGTGAGTTGCATGCCAGTTCAGAATCAGAAGACATGTATGCTGCTATTGATACTTTGGTAGACAAATTAAATCGACAACTGATTAAACACAAGGAAAAACTTTTAGCCCATAGAGACAGGGATTAA
- a CDS encoding RNA polymerase factor sigma-54, whose amino-acid sequence MKQTLQIGIGQHLTLTPQLQQAIRLLQLSTFDLQQEIQLIVESNPLLEATPVEEKEDIQINTNQNHDEYSDFQWSQLYNSLNKRNNFEENDYNFDNLHCTTTNLQDHLNWQLDLTPMSDIDRVIATTIIDAINDDGFLTIPVAEIHASLNSDDFPLDIEEIEAVRHRLQLFDPVGCASVNLAETLVLQLEQLPLEPKLLATAKKIILEDIELLGQHNYRQLMKNHQISEKTIHEILQIIHKLNPKPGSLIHQDNTEYVIPDLTVKKIDNQWKVFLNQNILPKLSINSQYAALIQRANNSLDNQFLKHNLQEARWFLKSIQSRQETLLKVATCIMEYQHGFLEFGEEAMKPLILNDIASALDMHESTVSRVTTQKFINTPRGVFELKYFFSSHVNTDSGGECSSTAIRAVIKKLISAENRKKPLSDSKIAQLIGEQGIKVARRTVAKYREAMGIPPSNERKVISS is encoded by the coding sequence ATGAAACAGACATTGCAGATTGGTATTGGTCAACATCTCACGTTAACCCCACAACTGCAACAAGCCATAAGACTGCTGCAATTATCTACCTTTGATTTACAACAAGAAATTCAACTCATAGTTGAATCAAATCCTTTGCTTGAAGCCACTCCTGTTGAAGAAAAAGAAGACATCCAAATAAATACCAATCAGAACCATGATGAATATTCAGATTTTCAATGGTCACAACTGTATAATAGCTTAAACAAGCGTAATAATTTTGAAGAGAACGATTACAATTTTGATAATCTACACTGTACGACCACCAATTTACAAGACCATCTTAACTGGCAACTTGATCTGACGCCTATGAGCGATATTGACCGAGTCATTGCTACAACAATTATTGATGCTATAAACGATGATGGCTTTTTAACTATACCTGTTGCTGAAATTCACGCCAGCTTAAACAGTGATGATTTTCCTCTGGATATAGAAGAAATAGAAGCAGTGAGACACAGGCTTCAATTATTTGACCCCGTAGGATGCGCATCTGTTAATTTAGCAGAAACACTCGTTTTGCAATTGGAACAACTGCCACTGGAACCTAAGCTTTTGGCTACTGCCAAGAAAATCATTCTTGAAGACATTGAGTTGCTAGGACAACATAACTATAGACAACTCATGAAAAATCATCAAATAAGCGAAAAAACAATCCATGAAATATTACAAATCATTCATAAATTAAATCCAAAACCAGGAAGTTTGATCCATCAAGATAATACTGAATATGTTATTCCCGACTTAACTGTTAAAAAGATAGATAATCAATGGAAAGTTTTTTTGAATCAAAATATTCTTCCCAAGTTGAGTATTAATAGTCAATATGCCGCTTTAATCCAACGCGCAAACAATAGTCTGGATAATCAATTCTTAAAGCATAATTTACAAGAGGCACGTTGGTTTTTAAAAAGTATTCAAAGCCGTCAGGAAACTCTGCTAAAAGTAGCAACCTGTATCATGGAATACCAACATGGATTTCTGGAGTTTGGTGAAGAGGCGATGAAGCCATTAATATTGAATGATATTGCTTCTGCCCTGGACATGCACGAATCAACGGTATCAAGAGTTACAACTCAAAAATTTATTAATACACCCCGCGGGGTTTTTGAGCTAAAATATTTCTTCTCCAGTCATGTCAATACTGATAGCGGGGGAGAATGCTCTTCCACCGCAATACGCGCGGTAATTAAAAAATTAATTTCAGCAGAGAATAGAAAAAAACCTTTGAGTGATAGTAAAATTGCCCAACTAATAGGCGAGCAAGGCATTAAAGTAGCAAGACGTACTGTTGCCAAATATCGTGAAGCAATGGGGATTCCCCCATCCAATGAAAGAAAGGTTATTAGTAGTTAA
- the rpmG gene encoding 50S ribosomal protein L33 — MAAVTIKVKMESTAGTGYYKTTTKNPRNHPEKMELMMYDPKVRKHVLFKEKKVK, encoded by the coding sequence ATGGCAGCTGTTACAATAAAAGTGAAAATGGAATCCACAGCAGGAACTGGATACTATAAAACCACTACCAAAAATCCACGTAACCATCCTGAAAAGATGGAGTTGATGATGTACGACCCTAAAGTACGTAAGCACGTGCTTTTCAAAGAGAAAAAAGTAAAATAA
- the rpmB gene encoding 50S ribosomal protein L28, whose product MSRVCQVTGKRPMVGHKVSHANNKTKRRFLPNIQNHKFWVEEENRFVTLRLSTKGMRIIDKLGIKAVLDKIRAKGEKI is encoded by the coding sequence ATGTCTAGAGTATGTCAGGTAACTGGCAAGCGACCCATGGTTGGTCATAAAGTGTCGCACGCTAATAACAAAACCAAAAGACGCTTCCTGCCTAACATTCAGAATCATAAATTCTGGGTTGAAGAAGAAAATCGATTTGTCACCTTGAGATTAAGTACCAAGGGTATGAGAATTATTGACAAGTTAGGCATAAAGGCAGTTCTGGATAAAATCAGAGCTAAAGGTGAGAAGATATAA
- the trmB gene encoding tRNA (guanosine(46)-N7)-methyltransferase TrmB, with product MQRKIKSYVLRAGRISNRQQQGLDLWLEDYELKFDSPSPWNFAKEFGRHDADTIVEIGFGMGTSLFTMAMNNPQCNYLGIEVHRAGVGSLVADLHEHQVTNVRVVMHDAVEVLQTKIQENSLAGVQIFFPDPWHKKRHHKRRLIQSEFIQMLAKKIRPSGFIHCATDWEDYAEHILNVLSSESALFNQQKEGGYSPRPDSRPLTKFEQRGERLGHGVWDLVFIKK from the coding sequence ATGCAACGTAAGATTAAAAGTTACGTGTTGCGCGCTGGGCGAATCAGTAACAGACAGCAACAAGGATTAGATCTTTGGCTTGAAGACTATGAATTAAAATTTGATAGTCCCTCTCCGTGGAATTTTGCGAAGGAATTTGGTCGCCATGATGCGGATACTATTGTAGAGATTGGTTTTGGTATGGGTACCTCATTGTTTACCATGGCAATGAATAACCCCCAATGTAATTACCTGGGCATAGAAGTACATAGAGCAGGCGTTGGTAGTCTGGTAGCGGATTTGCATGAGCACCAGGTGACGAATGTGCGGGTGGTGATGCATGATGCAGTAGAAGTTTTACAAACCAAAATACAAGAAAATTCTCTTGCTGGGGTTCAAATTTTTTTCCCCGATCCGTGGCATAAAAAACGTCATCATAAGCGACGACTGATTCAATCCGAATTTATTCAAATGTTAGCAAAAAAAATCAGGCCATCCGGATTTATTCACTGTGCTACTGACTGGGAAGATTATGCAGAACATATTTTAAATGTTTTATCTTCAGAATCGGCCTTGTTTAACCAACAGAAAGAGGGCGGATACTCACCTCGCCCGGACTCAAGGCCGTTAACAAAATTTGAGCAGCGTGGTGAGCGTCTAGGCCATGGGGTATGGGATCTGGTTTTTATAAAAAAATAA